One Salvelinus fontinalis isolate EN_2023a chromosome 27, ASM2944872v1, whole genome shotgun sequence genomic region harbors:
- the LOC129824966 gene encoding zinc finger protein 292-like isoform X2 produces MTLVEYAGRWRMEEDPLPLVEVYTVALLSYAQASPCLSSQCENVPLVLERLSLSCVELLLSLPEHFPGALWEEFQSSVQSAQSQLQENGITQLSLLSTVAQETGVWTNGTLRTLLSNESPQTEKVHKFLELEGPILLELRVKHLIKENSMERAALLAKACAEYPEFEGKGHFKQMYLVCLCAVSAQEPLMEELSNVDCRDALEMICNLESEGDERGAFSLCSAFLTRQLLQGDTYCAWELTLFWSKLLKRLESSEEAFLDRCRQMSMLSKTVFHILFLIKVIQSEVDKVGLPVCVDMCIRALQLESSDVNTKATICKTISCLLPTDLEVKRACQLTEFLLEPTVDSYYSVETLYNEPDQKLEEENLPVPNSLRCELLLVFKTQWAFDPEFWDWKTLKRHCLTLMGKEASIVSSIDLLNDNESPEATEEEDTAQGEEGFRDVTDCFIDTTHELNEIADKRQKNRETKKLREKGFISARFRNWQAYMQYCVLCDKEFLGHRIVRHAQTHYKNGLYSCPICAETFTSKDTLEPHVASHVKLSCKERLAAIKTNKKLANPKTAAPVIAALKAKTENQLWTKDANGESQEHNGQSLQTEMVQTKVSELKTESSTEENTCPIANCKKGFKYFRNLLVHVKAHGENDEAKRFLEMQSKKVICQYCRRQFVNVTHLNDHLQVHCGVRPYICIQLNCKACFLSNTELLVHREEHVIFKARCMFPRCGKIFNEAYKLYDHESQHYKTFTCKVPNCGKVFHSQSQLDLHQEEHVTKEEEDPATDSDLSHSLDQRMLSDQASFSEEVEASHPPASVAVKHSIHNLLSASQGPVQNDRRYMSNSEPQEKELYPCSESSVIRSTRNAQMHDPNQLRRRPQDPSVAVAYDYMRPKSQPHNPLASYQDTGDLHHALHANVLQGQDQGLLKGGSYGSMNYNSDYRVPVQHQQQHPHMSVNMSAASQTSNYLSTPMPQTLPYASHTLLPLVTHLPATGCRTENSITHCPLPSTPAPQQSPLPSTPAPQQHPLPTALAPPQGQKERHHCALETCDRNYSSYKSVTKHMKAVHPEFYTEWKLAKKEIREQEKVEKARKATPSSVPLIGNHNYVAPLQHQQANVAPVPVHRQNVIQPPQYPNSHHSYASHSAAVQSQAFPNQMDNILDPIVLSQLGNNPNQYAPPSMPWLQTPGNNQIQNCYASQVYPSNIQGMPQMDAVGGGMDVYVIPSRHMMGSNMERPAESLQPTPMDNGLQPVFPSYMDILKDSSLSNQLENAAPSYKPQSQNNPGSKSRGLQKTNMESHFAPAVNLLAKSNSKSQDVTINSGDAKNQMGKKVKRNKRTKWPAIIKDGKFICSRCGRGFTNPKSLGGHLSKRAHCKAFDETELLTADLPSSFLDLLNSEQLLNTQPPPSSLYNPTAPFANDGEQPDDILKQIMDTPSIPNVFEPLAIPQPTFQNACCLYGPGGRLPESTVIQHTGNIQVKNENESYRDGYLPQSCDPGFGSSAFSDPLLFQMLAENNPTVSLHRLPTDHIDHLLRSETLTKMKEVKGTSDSVSNSGGLSNDGLLAAMASLAQNLMTNPMLQITSPDPPPQQSSAATSSELAETQRKSTEQNVKKRLREQILTGDFQRRSSLSQASSTDTNASLSPVSSNPVTNVVQQFGAHQSPQPSTTIDHGIPSVSSAQTNGTASMQSFTHFREASSQHHEATAPTSIVANDVDLGPNLTPVNQQHWMVDIQTALERLDLDKQVCDIAPTHSSTKPNGTYISNDTESFRPNVLIEKDTQMPDGCLKPFACESDNCTYRTMTKCAILKHLTKTHNYTNEMINLIKKDHGKFAPFSCQMCDKTFTRNSNLRAHCQTAHRLTQQEIAQLKMKCQSSNTVGFVNNDDKPSVHSDPPLSGQMVTAPHSITEDVTRQYSLPDVNQNQDGTGNNLFASGERTKQEYHSQQQTSRGMANPRLNDNSLSMGMQPMQRIPMHDQTVTPLMPTSEYQMNAHCSTIPQVPLMTAPDTDQWSNGQNIPVPSMPSHYSQQSGGYLTDRAASMTPASSDPLQVCGPSLETSPKVKQQRGPKPKVEISKKTKEKKSEANNAFSPYRPYRCVHQGCAAAFTIQHNLILHYRAVHQSALSTCEIQNDEPAEKKDIKQERVMDEEPEGEVNQLTEFRCQVSDCSRVFQDVPNLLQHYLQLHKFSLDKAGSLMSNINLGRFSCDQQGCTTSFTAFWKYIGHIEKEHDKAKLSKMESVDGMFQCDVDGCDHAYATKSNLLRHTMKKHHDLYKLQLMSQQKSEDLGKPSSKNSHYQLTKSSDGKENIESNKKITEKGGDKKKTDKTEKNHWTKYGKPSLKTKDEASAMCIKKSTLQYPCMIKGCDSVMKSERSIMKHYMGHGLSERYLEEQRSHFIFCKKYPRRRNPRSARSDDSKSETTSEISDSEDTADTGLEGSEYDEYSKPALRRRGQGGLSDTKPSYDETSETVSDSSVVVKRKRGRPRKSNLEKIVKRKRVSRLTRSNAVYCGENGSDYDSSSTVLTQDEMNDQSETLTSFKPMGFEMSFLKFLEQSNPPKNSIKKTIQLGNATVLCKRSDAYLHYPKGFDTLEFRNPQKLTSLNNVKIVVDKAFSDVAEILLKQLQEMRPTVILEK; encoded by the exons actCTGGTGGAGTATGCTGGtcgatggaggatggaggaggacccACTGCCCTTGGTGGAGGTGTACACAGTGGCTCTGCTGAGCTATGCCCAGGCttccccctgcctctcctcccaATGTGAAAACGTTCCCCTCGTACTTGAAAGGCTCTCACT GAGCTGTGTGGAGCTGCTGCTCTCCCTTCCAGAACACTTCCCAGGTGCCTTGTGGGAAGAGTTCCAATCATCTGTTCAG TCAGCCCAATCCCAGCTGCAGGAGAATGGCATCACacagctgtccctcctgtctaccgTGGCCCAGGAGACTGGTGTGTGGACCAACGGCACCCTGCGCACTCTCCTCTCTAACGAGTCGCCACAAACAGAGAAAG TTCATAAGTTCCTTGAACTGGAAGGACCCATTCTGTTGGAGCTGAGAGTAAAGCACCTTATCAAGGAGAACTCCATGGAGAGGGCTGCACTGCTGGCAAAAGCATGTGCAGAGTATCCTGAGTTTGAAGGAAAAGGGCACTTTAAGCAGATGTATCTTGTCTGCTTGTGTGCCGTTTCAGCACAGGAACCACTAATGGAGGAG CTCTCCAACGTGGATTGCCGCGATGCACTAGAAATGATCTGTAACCTGGAGTCAGAAGGGGATGAGAGGGGAGCCTTCAGCCTATGCTCGGCTTTTCTGACACGACAGCTTCTCCAAGGAGACACTTACTGTGCCTG GGAGCTGACACTGTTTTGGAGCAAACTGCTGAAGCGGTTAGAGTCGTCTGAAGAGGCTTTCCTGGACAGATGTCGTCAGATGTCTATGCTGTCCAAAACAGTATTccacatcctcttcctcatcaaaGTCATTCAATCAGAA GTGGACAAGGTTGGACTGCCAGTGTGCGTTGACATGTGCATACGGGCTCTACAGTTGGAATCAAGTGACGTAAACACCAAGGCCACCATTTGCAAAACCATCTCCTGTTTGCTGCCCACTGATCTGGAGGTAAAGCGCGCCTGCCAGCTGACAGAGTTCCTCCTGGAACCCACAGTGGACTCCTACTACTCCGTGGAGACTCTCTACAACGAACCAGACCAGAAGCTGGAGGAAGAGAATCTTCCTGTGCCCAACTCACTCCGCTGTGAGCTTCTGCTGGTGTTCAAGACCCAGTGGGCTTTTGACCCCGAGTTCTGGGACTGGAAGACACTGAAGCGTCACTGCCTGACCCTTATGGGCAAGGAGGCCTCCATTGTGTCCTCCATTGACCTGCTGAATGACAATGAGAGCCCAGAGGCCACTgaggaggaggacacagcccaGGGTGAGGAAGGATTCAGAGACGTCACAGACTGCTTTATTGACACCACACATGAACTGAATGAAATAGCCGATAAAAGACAGAAAAACCGAGAGACAaagaaactgagagagaaagggttcaTCTCGGCCAGGTTTAGAAACTGGCAGGCATATATGCAGTACTGTGTTCTGTGTGACAAGGAGTTTCTGGGGCACAGGATTGTACGTCATGCTCAGACTCACTACAAAAATGGACTTTATAGCTGCCCGATATGTGCTGAGACCTTCACCTCAAAAGACACATTGGAACCACACGTGGCATCACACGTAAAGCTATCATGCAAGGAAAGACTAGCTGcaattaaaacaaataaaaaattggCTAATCCCAAAACGGCTGCTCCTGTTATAGCAGCTCTGAAAGCTAAGACTGAAAATCAACTTTGGACAAAAGATGCAAATGGCGAATCTCAAGAACACAATGGGCAGTCGCTTCAGACAGAAATGGTTCAGACCAAAGTCTCTGAACTTAAGACAGAAAGCAGCACTGAGGAAAACACATGCCCTATTGCGAACTGCAAAAAGGGATTCAAGTATTTCCGAAATCTTCTTGTCCATGTGAAAGCACATGGAGAAAACGATGAAGCCAAGCGCTTCCTTGAAATGCAGAGCAAAAAGGTGATTTGTCAATATTGTCGTCGCCAGTTTGTTAATGTTACCCACCTTAACGATCATTTGCAAGTGCACTGTGGTGTCAGACCTTACATTTGCATACAGTTGAACTGCAAGGCCTGCTTCCTATCCAACACAGAGCTGCTTGTGCACAGGGAAGAACATGTCATATTTAAAGCCAGATGCATGTTTCCTAGATGTGGAAAGATTTTCAATGAAGCCTATAAGCTTTACGACCATGAGTCGCAGCATTACAAAACGTTCACCTGCAAAGTCCCTAACTGTGGGAAAGTGTTCCATTCTCAGTCACAGTTGGATCTGCACCAGGAGGAACATGTCACAAAAGAGGAGGAAGACCCAGCCACAGACTCCGACCTTTCTCATTCTCTGGACCAGAGGATGCTTTCTGATCAGGCTTCCTTCTCAGAGGAGGTTGAGGCTTCTCATCCACCAGCATCTGTTGCGGTGAAGCACTCGATACACAACCTGCTGAGCGCTTCTCAAGGTCCTGTTCAGAATGATCGACGATACATGAGTAACAGTGAGCCGCAAGAAAAGGAACTTTACCCATGTTCAGAAAGCTCTGTGATTCGGTCGACCAGAAATGCACAAATGCACGACCCAAATCAACTGAGACGTAGACCCCAAGACCCCTCAGTGGCGGTTGCATATGACTATATGAGACCCAAATCACAGCCACATAATCCATTAGCTTCATACCAAGATACTGGGGATTTGCACCATGCCTTACATGCAAATGTGTTACAAGGTCAGGACCAGGGTTTGCTGAAAGGGGGAAGTTATGGATCCATGAACTACAATTCGGACTACAGAGTACCAGTGCAACATCAACAACAGCATCCACACATGTCTGTTAACATGTCAGCAGCAAGCCAGACCTCCAATTACCTGTCAACTCCAATGCCTCAAACTCTCCCATATGCATCTCATACACTTCTTCCACTAGTCACTCATTTGCCAGCCACTGGTTGCAGAACAGAGAATTCAATAACACACTGCCCGTTACCAAGCACTCCTGCCCCACAGCAGAGCCCATTACCAAGCACTCCTGCCCCACAGCAACACCCATTACCAACGGCTCTTGCCCCACCCCAAGGACAGAAAGAAAGACACCACTGTGCTTTGGAGACATGTGATCGCAACTACAGCTCCTACAAAAGTGTTACCAAGCACATGAAAGCAGTTCACCCAGAGTTTTATACAGAATGGAAACTTGCTAAAAAAGAAATCAGGGAACAAGAAAAAGTTGAGAAGGCCAGGAAAGCTACCCCATCGAGtgtgcctctgattgggaaccataactaTGTTGCTCCACTACAACATCAACAGGCTAATGTTGCCCCAGTCCCAGTTCATAGGCAGAATGTCATTCAGCCACCCCAGTACCCAAACTCACACCACTCCTATGCGTCTCATTCAGCTGCTGTCCAAAGCCAGGCTTTTCCCAATCAAATGGACAACATCTTAGATCCAATTGTACTCTCCCAGCTAGGAAACAATCCCAATCAATATGCACCACCTAGTATGCCATGGCTACAAACACCGGGAAACAACCAAATCCAGAATTGTTACGCCTCCCAAGTAtacccttcaaacattcaaggGATGCCACAAATGGATGCTGTCGGTGGAGGAATGGATGTTTATGTTATTCCGTCCCGTCATATGATGGGATCTAATATGGAAAGACCAGCAGAGTCACTCCAACCAACACCTATGGATAATGGTCTCCAGCCTGTTTTCCCGTCTTACATGGACATTCTGAAAGACTCAAGTCTTTCAAATCAACTGGAAAATGCTGCACCTTCCTACAAACCACAGTCTCAAAATAATCCAGGTTCTAAAAGTAGAGGATTGCAGAAAACCAACATGGAATCCCACTTTGCCCCTGCAGTAAACTTGCTAGCAAAAAGCAACAGTAAATCTCAAGATGTCACGATAAACTCTGGAGATGCAAAGAATCAGATGGGCAAAAAAGTCAAGCGTAACAAAAGAACAAAGTGGCCTGCCATTATTAAAGATGGTAAATTCATTTGCTCTAGGTGTGGTAGAGGATTTACAAATCCCAAATCACTTGGAGGCCATTTATCCAAGCGTGCACACTGCAAAGCTTTTGATGAGACTGAACTCCTGACAGCAGACTTGCCTTCATCGTTTCTTGATCTTCTGAATTCAGAGCAACTTCTCAATACTCAGCCCCCGCCATCTTCACTGTATAACCCTACTGCACCATTCGCAAATGATGGCGAACAACCTGATGACATTCTTAAACAAATTATGGACACTCCAAGTATTCCCAATGTGTTTGAGCCCTTAGCAATTCCCCAGCCAACATTCCAAAATGCATGCTGCCTCTACGGACCTGGTGGACGCTTGCCAGAAAGTACAGTTATACAGCACACAGGAAATATCCAAGTGAAGAATGAAAATGAGTCGTATAGAGATGGTTATCTTCCACAGTCATGTGACCCTGGATTTGGAAGCAGTGCATTCTCTGATCCACTTCTCTTTCAGATGCTTGCAGAAAACAACCCCACCGTCTCACTTCACAGACTTCCCACTGACCATATTGATCATTTACTCAGATCAGAAACACTAACGAAGATGAAAGAAGTAAAGGGAACTTCTGATTCTGTCTCCAATTCAGGAGGGCTGTCTAATGATGGACTTCTGGCTGCAATGGCCAGTTTGGCACAAAATCTTATGACAAACCCCATGTTGCAGATCACTTCACCAGACCCTCCGCCTCAACAAAGTTCAGCAGCAACAAGTAGTGAActggcagagacacagaggaagagTACGGAACAGAATGTCAAGAAAAGATTGCGTGAACAGATTTTAACTGGAGACTTCCAAAGAAGAAGCAGTTTATCGCAGGCAAGCAGCACTGACACAAATGCCAGTTTGAGTCCGGTGTCATCCAATCCAGTAACCAATGTTGTACAACAGTTTGGAGCTCATCAAAGTCCTCAGCCTTCCACGACGATTGATCACGGAATCCCCTCTGTGTCCTCTGCCCAAACGAACGGAACCGCATCCATGCAGAGTTTCACTCATTTCAGAGAGGCTTCCTCTCAACACCATGAGGCTACTGCACCTACCAGCATTGTTGCAAATGATGTTGATCTTGGTCCCAATCTAACACCTGTAAACCAACAGCACTGGATGGTGGACATTCAGACTGCATTAGAGAGGCTAGACTTAGACAAACAGGTCTGTGATATTGCTCCAACGCATTCCTCCACGAAACCTAACGGCACATATATTTCCAATGACACTGAGTCATTCAGGCCTAACGTCTTAATAGAGAAGGACACACAGATGCCTGACGGCTGTTTGAAGCCGTTTGCCTGTGAGAGTGACAACTGCACTTACAGGACCATGACAAAATGTGCCATTTTAAAACACCTCACCAAGACTCACAATTACACCAATGAGATGATCAATTTGATTAAGAAAGACCATGGGAAATTTGCTCCGTTCTCTTGTCAAATGTGTGATAAAACTTTTACCCGGAATTCAAACCTTAGGGCACACTGTCAGACAGCTCACAGATTGACACAGCAGGAGATTGCTCAACTAAAAATGAAGTGCCAGTCAAGCAACACGGTTGGATTTGTTAATAACGACGATAAGCCAAGTGTGCATTCAGATCCTCCTTTGTCTGGTCAGATGGTCACAGCTCCCCACTCAATAACAGAGGATGTTACACGTCAATATTCACTCCCGGATGTTAACCAAAATCAGGATGGGACTGGAAACAACTTGTTTGcttcaggagaaaggacaaaGCAAGAATACCACTCACAACAGCAGACTTCTCGAGGCATGGCTAACCCGAGATTGAATGATAACAGTCTCTCCATGGGAATGCAGCCAATGCAAAGGATACCCATGCATGATCAGACAGTGACTCCGTTGATGCCAACGTCTGAATATCAAATGAATGCACACTGCTCAACAATACCCCAAGTCCCCTTAATGACTGCTCCTGATACAGATCAATGGTCAAACGGACAAAACATACCAGTTCCTTCTATGCCTAGTCATtacagtcaacagtctggaggcTATCTGACAGACAGAGCTGCTTCAATGACACCAGCTTCGTCAGATCCCCTTCAGGTTTGTGGTCCCTCGCTAGAAACGTCACCCAAAGTCAAGCAGCAGAGAGGACCAAAGCCTAAAGTTGAAATTTCCAAGAAGACGAAAGAGAAGAAGTCTGAGGCAAATAATGCTTTCAGTCCATACAGGCCATATCGCTGTGTTCATCAAGGATGTGCAGCAGCCTTCACCATTCAGCATAATTTAATCCTCCATTACAGGGCTGTCCATCAGTCTGCTCTGTCCACGTGTGAAATTCAAAATGATGAACCGGCTGAGAAAAAAGACATCAAGCAGGAGAGAGTTATGGATGAGGAACCAGAGGGTGAAGTCAACCAGCTAACGGAATTCCGATGTCAAGTGAGCGACTGCTCGAGAGTATTCCAAGATGTCCCCAACCTGTTACAGCATTACCTCCAGCTTCACAAGTTCAGCCTGGATAAAGCAGGATCTCTAATGTCCAACATCAACCTAGGCAGATTCAGTTGTGATCAGCAAGGGTGCACAACGTCCTTCACTGCTTTCTGGAAGTATATAGGACATATTGAAAAAGAACATGACAAGGCAAAACTATCCAAAATGGAATCTGTGGATGGGATGTTCCAATGTGATGTTGATGGCTGTGACCACGCTTATGCTACAAAGTCAAACCTGCTGAGGCACACCATGAAAAAGCATCATGACCTTTACAAACTCCAACTGATGAGCCAACAGAAAAGTGAAGATCTTGGGAAACCCAGCTCCAAGAATTCCCATTACCAACTGACTAAATCAAGTGATGGGAAAGAAAACATAGAGAGCAACAAAAAGATTACAGAGAAGGGAGGTGACAAAAAGAAAactgacaagacggaaaaaaatCATTGGACTAAATATGGAAAACCTTCCTTGAAAACTAAGGATGAAGCATCTGCGATGTGCATAAAGAAGTCCACCTTGCAATACCCTTGCATGATAAAGGGCTGTGATTCAGTGATGAAGTCCGAACGGAGCATCATGAAGCACTACATGGGGCACGGACTGTCCGAGCGATACTTAGAAGAGCAGAGAAGCCACTTCATATTCTGCAAGAAATACCCCCGACGTAGGAACCCTCGGTCTGCCAGGAGCGATGACTCCAAGTCTGAGACAACCTCCGAGATATCCGACAGTGAGGACACAGCAGACACGGGCCTAGAAGGAAGTGAGTATGATGAGTATTCAAAACCCGCCTTACGGAGAAGGGGGCAGGGCGGACTGTCTGACACCAAACCCTCGTATGATGAAACTTCAGAAACCGTATCTGATAGCTCTGTGGTGGTGAAACGCAAGAGAGGGCGACCACGGAAAAGTAATTTAGAAAAAATTGTCAAACGCAAGAGAGTGTCCAGACTGACTAGGAGTAATGCAGTTTACTGTGGAGAAAATGGATCAGACTACGACTCCTCTAGCACTGTCCTTACCCAGGATGAAATGAATGATCAAAGTGAAACATTGACCTCCTTTAAGCCCATGGGATTCGAGATGTCTTTCTTAAAGTTCTTGgagcagtcaaacccacctaaaAATTCTATAAAGAAGACGATTCAACTAGGGAACGCTACAGTGTTGTGCAAAAGGTCCGATGCATATTTGCATTACCCAAAAGGCTTTGATACCCTTGAGTTCAGGAACCCTCAGAAGCTGACATCTCTTAACAATGTGAAAATTGTAGTAGACAAAGCCTTTTCAGACGTTGCTGAAATTCTGCTAAAGCAGCTCCAGGAAATGCGACCCACAGTGATATTAGAAAAATAG